One Lacunisphaera limnophila DNA window includes the following coding sequences:
- a CDS encoding chemotaxis protein CheA, translating to MPKSPENYAALENAVNRLASESMLATAGRDDGLVPAYSLVGELCELCSGQPALREPLTTLLAALEKCLDSAQPFSVELLARLRTTVEWLGSAIDAVRNDTTLPPAPGAAAPGTSPAGAPGDNPAAPKAESRDVLMTFQLEDNQELLSEFHAEVVDHLQQIEAALLSLDHEPDNPEALNSIFRSFHTIKGNAGFLGLVPMHTLAHEVESLLDLARNHKLRLNSVIITEVLRSRDALQALTQQVGVALEQGRLPGEIIPVSHLMAAVKRLAVPDGAMPEPAPVEALVVPPPAPVGAAAPVPEPVVPVAAIAPVVPFVAEPAPAEAAAEAAALAAAGNSAAKIAAGAEKAAAAGQTVRVSTEKLDSLMDVVGELVIVQSQIMESARSIGMESGSPLQRNVTHLTRLTKELQHTSMALRMIPIKPTFQKMERLARDLARSCVKKVAFVTSGDETELDRTVVEEIADPLVHMVRNAMDHGLEPADVRLAAGKPETGTVHLSAYHQGSNIVIELRDDGRGINPDVIYRKAVEKGVIAPNATLSREEIFALIFAPGFSTAEKVTAVSGRGVGMDVVKRNIMKLRGKIEINSEVGKGSVFKIKLPLTMAIIDGLVVRVGQDRFILPATSVQMALRPARDTISTIQGTGEVMELRGRILPLHRLHRRFNITADIENPWEGIVVIIEHSGRTSALLVDEMVSKQEVVIKSLGSFMQGLPGVSGGAILGDGNIALILDPASILQVA from the coding sequence ATGCCTAAATCACCTGAGAATTACGCGGCGCTCGAGAACGCCGTCAACCGCCTCGCCTCCGAATCCATGCTGGCCACCGCCGGCCGCGACGATGGCCTTGTCCCGGCCTACAGCCTGGTCGGCGAACTGTGCGAACTGTGCAGCGGGCAACCCGCCCTGCGCGAGCCGCTGACCACGCTCCTCGCCGCGTTGGAAAAGTGCCTGGACTCCGCCCAGCCCTTCTCCGTCGAACTCCTCGCGCGCCTGCGCACCACGGTCGAGTGGCTCGGCTCCGCCATCGACGCCGTGCGCAACGATACGACCCTGCCGCCCGCGCCCGGAGCGGCCGCTCCCGGCACCTCGCCGGCCGGCGCACCCGGGGACAACCCGGCCGCCCCGAAAGCCGAGTCCCGCGATGTCCTGATGACCTTCCAGCTCGAGGACAACCAGGAGTTGCTCTCCGAGTTTCACGCCGAGGTCGTGGATCATCTGCAGCAGATCGAGGCCGCCCTGCTCTCGCTTGACCATGAGCCCGACAATCCCGAGGCGCTCAATTCCATCTTCCGCTCCTTTCACACCATCAAGGGCAACGCCGGTTTCCTCGGGCTCGTCCCGATGCACACCCTCGCCCACGAGGTGGAGTCGCTGCTCGATCTCGCCCGCAACCACAAGCTGCGCCTGAATTCGGTGATCATCACCGAGGTCCTGCGCAGCCGCGATGCGCTGCAGGCCCTCACCCAGCAGGTCGGGGTCGCCCTCGAACAGGGACGTCTCCCCGGCGAAATCATTCCCGTCAGCCACCTCATGGCCGCCGTCAAGCGCCTGGCCGTGCCCGATGGGGCTATGCCGGAGCCGGCTCCCGTCGAGGCCTTGGTGGTGCCGCCGCCCGCGCCCGTCGGGGCCGCGGCCCCGGTGCCCGAGCCGGTTGTCCCCGTCGCCGCCATCGCGCCCGTGGTACCCTTCGTGGCCGAACCTGCCCCCGCCGAGGCCGCGGCCGAGGCCGCCGCCCTGGCCGCCGCGGGCAACTCCGCCGCCAAGATCGCCGCCGGCGCGGAAAAAGCCGCCGCCGCCGGGCAGACCGTCCGCGTCAGCACCGAGAAACTCGACTCCCTCATGGATGTCGTCGGCGAACTCGTGATCGTGCAAAGCCAGATCATGGAATCCGCCCGCAGCATCGGCATGGAGAGCGGTTCGCCCCTGCAGCGCAATGTCACCCACCTCACCCGGTTGACCAAGGAACTGCAGCACACCTCGATGGCGCTGCGCATGATTCCGATCAAACCCACCTTCCAAAAGATGGAGCGCCTCGCGCGCGACCTCGCCCGCAGCTGCGTCAAGAAGGTCGCATTCGTCACCTCCGGTGACGAGACCGAGCTGGATCGCACCGTCGTGGAGGAGATCGCCGACCCGCTGGTCCACATGGTGCGCAACGCCATGGACCACGGGCTAGAGCCCGCCGATGTCCGCCTAGCCGCCGGCAAGCCCGAGACCGGCACCGTCCACCTCAGCGCCTACCACCAGGGCAGCAACATCGTCATCGAGCTCCGTGACGACGGCCGGGGCATCAACCCCGACGTCATCTACCGCAAGGCCGTGGAAAAGGGCGTCATCGCCCCCAACGCGACCCTCAGCCGCGAGGAGATCTTCGCCCTCATCTTCGCCCCGGGCTTCTCCACCGCCGAGAAGGTCACGGCCGTCTCCGGCCGCGGCGTCGGCATGGACGTGGTCAAGCGCAACATCATGAAGCTGCGCGGCAAGATCGAGATCAATTCCGAGGTGGGGAAGGGCTCCGTCTTCAAGATCAAGCTGCCGCTCACCATGGCCATCATCGACGGCCTCGTTGTGCGCGTCGGCCAGGACCGGTTCATCCTGCCGGCCACCTCCGTGCAGATGGCCCTCCGCCCCGCCCGCGACACTATCTCCACCATCCAGGGCACCGGCGAGGTCATGGAGCTCCGCGGCCGCATCCTGCCGCTGCACCGCCTCCACCGCCGCTTCAACATCACCGCCGACATCGAGAATCCGTGGGAGGGCATCGTGGTCATCATCGAGCACTCCGGCCGCACCTCCGCGCTGCTCGTCGACGAGATGGTCAGCAAGCAGGAGGTTGTCATCAAGAGCCTCGGTTCCTTCATGCAGGGCCTGCCCGGGGTCTCGGGCGGCGCCATTCTCGGCGACGGCAACATCGCCCTCATCCTCGACCCGGCCTCGATCCTCCAGGTCGCCTGA
- a CDS encoding response regulator: MRNKILTVDDSKTVRIIVRKTFKSYDCEILEAGNGVEGLALAAKSMPDLILLDVTMPVMDGVEMLTKLKADPQLKGIPVMMLTAEGGRDHVLKIAKIGVRDYIVKPFEEDVLIEKAGRIIDLKPLADSPTKARSLTDPATILVVEDKPAIIQQIQEGLKHTPWKVVGATTQGEAIDFCTKSPPDIAILSLSLPDESAFALFRLLRTNVKTKYTPVFGLVVKTEVNTVQQAQTVGFTTVITKPIDPLDLEARIAKAMNLDTSTRYFTIQDGFFLFKMPENSTPAALAEIATYLKPKLTEAVDAGHNKAIINCEALKSLHMGVIKQLVTAMQLCKDTGVNYALVGNHQLTAECKGFEETRSWNFHETLEEAKASITKAPAASAAPALATA; encoded by the coding sequence ATGCGCAACAAGATCCTGACCGTTGATGATTCCAAGACCGTCCGCATCATCGTGCGGAAGACTTTCAAGAGCTACGACTGCGAGATCCTCGAGGCCGGCAACGGCGTGGAGGGCCTCGCCCTCGCCGCCAAGTCGATGCCCGACCTGATCCTGCTCGACGTGACCATGCCCGTCATGGACGGCGTCGAGATGCTCACCAAGCTCAAGGCCGATCCCCAGCTCAAGGGCATCCCCGTCATGATGCTCACCGCCGAGGGCGGCCGCGACCACGTGCTCAAGATCGCCAAGATCGGCGTGCGCGACTACATCGTGAAGCCCTTCGAGGAGGACGTCCTCATCGAGAAGGCCGGCCGCATCATCGATCTCAAGCCGCTGGCCGACAGCCCGACCAAAGCCCGCTCACTCACCGACCCGGCCACCATCCTTGTCGTCGAGGACAAGCCCGCCATCATCCAGCAGATCCAGGAAGGCCTCAAGCATACGCCGTGGAAGGTCGTCGGCGCCACCACCCAGGGTGAGGCGATCGACTTCTGCACCAAGTCGCCCCCGGACATCGCCATCCTCAGCCTCTCCCTGCCCGACGAGTCGGCCTTTGCCCTCTTTCGCCTCCTGCGCACCAACGTGAAGACCAAGTACACGCCCGTGTTCGGCCTCGTCGTGAAGACCGAGGTCAACACCGTCCAGCAGGCGCAGACCGTCGGCTTCACCACCGTCATCACCAAGCCCATCGACCCGCTCGACCTTGAGGCCCGCATCGCCAAGGCGATGAACCTCGATACCTCGACGCGCTATTTCACCATCCAGGACGGGTTCTTCCTGTTCAAGATGCCGGAAAACAGCACGCCCGCCGCTCTCGCCGAGATCGCCACGTACCTGAAGCCCAAGCTCACCGAAGCGGTCGATGCCGGCCACAACAAGGCGATCATCAACTGCGAGGCGCTGAAATCCCTCCACATGGGCGTGATCAAGCAGCTCGTCACGGCCATGCAGCTGTGCAAGGACACGGGCGTCAACTACGCCCTGGTCGGCAACCACCAGCTCACGGCCGAGTGCAAGGGCTTCGAGGAAACCCGCTCCTGGAACTTCCACGAGACCCTCGAGGAAGCCAAGGCGAGCATCACGAAAGCGCCGGCGGCCAGCGCCGCCCCGGCCCTCGCGACTGCCTGA
- a CDS encoding HDOD domain-containing protein, whose protein sequence is MSAPLPPTIEKVCEAALKLPCAPSLLPRLSQALQSDSSSAQDIERLISLDPSLAACTLRLANSAALGRGSVATVEEAVFRLGAKEIYRLAALALVGRWEGGVTSGLRWSPGDFSRHALCTAIAAEVLASTTERIDPQLAYTAGLVCDVGKLALAHSCHDFYPAVRVCAEQTKCTWEQAERTVLGYHHADAGTRLLKAWNFPALFIRAVEHQFLPMSAPADALPLLAHLHAAKYLATSMGPGVMEEGFLTQIHGAFLTEWGFTTDILDSAMPIVLEKASARLGEKLHNGTIAL, encoded by the coding sequence ATGAGCGCCCCTCTGCCCCCGACCATCGAGAAAGTCTGCGAAGCCGCGCTCAAGCTGCCTTGCGCGCCCTCGCTCCTGCCCCGCCTGTCCCAGGCCCTGCAGAGCGACTCCAGTTCCGCGCAGGACATCGAGCGCCTGATCTCCCTCGATCCTTCGCTCGCCGCCTGCACCCTCCGGCTGGCCAACTCCGCCGCTCTGGGCCGCGGTTCCGTCGCCACCGTCGAGGAGGCCGTCTTCCGGCTGGGCGCCAAGGAAATCTACCGCCTGGCCGCCCTCGCGCTGGTCGGCCGCTGGGAGGGTGGAGTCACCTCCGGCTTGCGCTGGTCCCCCGGCGACTTCAGCCGCCACGCCCTCTGCACCGCGATCGCGGCCGAGGTGCTCGCGAGCACCACAGAGCGCATCGATCCGCAGCTGGCCTACACCGCGGGTCTTGTCTGCGACGTGGGTAAACTCGCCCTGGCCCACAGCTGCCATGACTTCTACCCGGCCGTCCGTGTTTGCGCCGAGCAGACGAAATGCACCTGGGAACAGGCCGAGCGCACCGTGCTTGGCTACCACCATGCCGATGCCGGCACCCGGCTCCTCAAGGCCTGGAACTTCCCCGCGCTCTTCATCCGGGCGGTCGAGCACCAGTTCCTGCCCATGAGCGCCCCGGCGGATGCCCTGCCGCTGCTCGCTCATCTCCACGCCGCCAAATACCTCGCCACCTCCATGGGGCCTGGTGTGATGGAGGAGGGTTTTCTCACGCAGATCCACGGCGCTTTCCTCACCGAGTGGGGCTTTACCACCGACATCCTTGACTCGGCCATGCCGATCGTCCTCGAGAAAGCCTCGGCCCGTCTGGGCGAGAAGCTGCACAACGGCACGATCGCCCTGTGA
- a CDS encoding chemotaxis protein CheX, whose amino-acid sequence MVGTVGFLGEVNGLIYLYFEGDFAKHCTGHMLGMTDAEVDEAGDEVINDAIGEITNMTVGSFKNGLSDRGFPCKLTIPSILRGRNFCIEPISDSQRFIYSFDCEGERLVADILLKSGDAGE is encoded by the coding sequence GTGGTCGGCACCGTCGGTTTCCTCGGCGAGGTCAACGGCCTGATCTACCTCTACTTCGAGGGCGACTTCGCCAAGCACTGCACCGGCCACATGCTCGGCATGACCGATGCCGAGGTCGACGAGGCCGGCGACGAGGTCATCAACGACGCCATCGGCGAGATCACCAACATGACCGTCGGCAGCTTCAAGAACGGCCTTAGCGACCGTGGCTTTCCCTGCAAGCTCACCATCCCGTCCATCCTGCGCGGCCGCAATTTCTGCATCGAGCCCATCAGCGATTCCCAGCGCTTCATCTACTCCTTCGACTGCGAAGGCGAGCGCCTCGTGGCCGATATCCTCCTCAAGTCCGGCGATGCCGGTGAATAA
- a CDS encoding hybrid sensor histidine kinase/response regulator, which translates to MALEATLTSIWDYDVAANRVQLDGNWSRMLGGPPGETVTPIRELLARVHPDDRRRATKASFDCIAGRTAEYSQEYRFRDQQGEWLWVHSRGRVTGHDEQGRASRMIGTNIDVTQRKATELAASRQLEFLQALNQTTLELMERRSRAAILEALAGHAAPLLEATQVEVALVEGDELVTHAYGGARPTRGGQRAGRREAALSWQAIDAREPVIRHGLIAGAEPAPQYRQAGFQAIALFPILHGPRCLGVLGFMREADQCFNAEDRQKGVLLAQLAALAIHNASVYEDAIQVTEAKTAALRESEQLYRSLVESVSQGNYIADRRSIFTYCNPAMYVLGDFAPGELVGQSSFRLVAEEDRPQVMAKYRQWINDPSIRHVTCEFRVVAKHGRQFWVEQNTDFVRDANGRVLEGRNMLRDISERKEAEAALRRSEAQLRQAQKMESLGTLAGGIAHDFNNILTGILGFTQLSLADLEPGHAAVPWLEGVMKSGERAKGLVQQILTFSRKTESSRSPVRLQSVAHESLDLLRSTLPAMVRLESHLDPGCAAVLADPTEIHQVILNLCTNAWHALPEAGGTIQVTLAEYAVDLAFAADHQPLQPGPHLRLAVEDNGAGMEAETLERIFEPFFTTKEAGKGTGLGLAVVHSVVHAHGGAIRVHSTPGRGTLFEIFLPTLPPAEAPAPAGAPADLPGGRGERVLVVDDEPDSGTVITRLIEKLGYQATYCGEPFQALALLYTNPFDMLVTDLAMPGLPGDELARQALVRRPELPVLLLSGFIEPGKQAKLRQIGVREILDKPPALAELAGALHRCLNGQVTKPAAPH; encoded by the coding sequence TTGGCGCTGGAAGCCACGCTGACGAGCATCTGGGACTACGACGTCGCGGCCAACCGCGTCCAACTGGATGGCAACTGGTCGCGCATGCTCGGCGGGCCGCCGGGCGAGACCGTCACCCCGATCCGCGAGCTTCTGGCCCGGGTCCACCCCGACGATCGCCGACGGGCCACGAAGGCCTCCTTTGACTGCATTGCCGGCCGCACGGCGGAATACAGCCAGGAATACCGTTTCCGGGACCAACAGGGCGAATGGCTTTGGGTGCACAGCCGCGGCCGGGTGACCGGCCATGATGAGCAAGGTCGCGCGAGCCGGATGATCGGCACAAACATCGACGTGACCCAACGCAAGGCCACCGAGCTCGCCGCGTCCCGTCAGCTGGAATTTTTGCAGGCGTTGAACCAGACCACGCTGGAACTGATGGAGCGCCGGTCGCGCGCGGCGATCCTGGAGGCCCTGGCCGGTCACGCGGCGCCGCTGCTGGAGGCGACGCAGGTGGAGGTGGCGCTGGTGGAGGGTGACGAACTGGTGACCCATGCCTACGGCGGGGCGCGCCCCACCCGGGGCGGCCAGCGGGCCGGCCGCCGGGAGGCCGCGTTATCCTGGCAGGCCATCGACGCCCGGGAGCCGGTCATCCGGCACGGCCTCATCGCGGGCGCGGAGCCGGCGCCGCAGTACCGGCAGGCGGGATTTCAGGCGATCGCGCTCTTCCCCATCCTGCACGGTCCGCGCTGCCTGGGGGTGCTCGGCTTCATGCGCGAGGCCGACCAGTGCTTCAATGCGGAGGACCGGCAAAAAGGCGTGCTCCTGGCCCAGCTGGCGGCGCTGGCGATCCACAACGCCTCCGTTTACGAGGATGCCATCCAGGTGACCGAGGCCAAGACCGCGGCCCTGCGGGAGAGCGAGCAGCTTTACCGCTCGCTGGTGGAGAGTGTAAGCCAGGGCAACTACATCGCGGACCGGCGGAGCATCTTCACCTATTGCAACCCGGCCATGTACGTCTTGGGCGACTTTGCGCCCGGGGAGCTGGTGGGCCAGTCGAGCTTCCGGCTGGTGGCCGAGGAGGACCGGCCGCAGGTCATGGCCAAGTACCGGCAGTGGATCAACGATCCCTCCATCCGGCACGTCACCTGTGAGTTTCGCGTGGTGGCCAAGCATGGCCGGCAATTCTGGGTCGAGCAAAACACGGATTTTGTCCGCGACGCGAACGGCCGGGTGCTCGAGGGCCGGAACATGCTGCGGGACATCTCCGAGCGCAAGGAGGCCGAGGCGGCCCTGCGGCGGAGCGAGGCCCAGCTGCGGCAGGCCCAGAAAATGGAATCGCTCGGCACGCTGGCCGGGGGCATTGCCCATGACTTCAACAACATCCTGACCGGGATCCTGGGATTCACGCAGCTCAGCCTCGCCGACCTGGAGCCCGGGCACGCGGCCGTGCCGTGGCTGGAGGGTGTGATGAAGTCCGGGGAGCGGGCCAAGGGCCTGGTGCAACAGATCCTGACCTTCAGCCGCAAGACGGAGTCATCGCGCAGCCCGGTGCGGCTGCAAAGCGTGGCCCACGAGTCGCTCGATCTGCTGCGTTCCACCCTGCCGGCGATGGTCCGGCTAGAGAGCCACCTGGACCCCGGGTGCGCGGCGGTGCTGGCGGATCCCACGGAGATCCACCAGGTCATCCTCAATCTCTGCACCAACGCGTGGCACGCGCTGCCCGAGGCGGGCGGCACGATCCAGGTGACGCTGGCCGAGTATGCGGTGGATCTGGCCTTTGCCGCCGACCATCAGCCGCTGCAGCCGGGCCCGCACCTGCGGCTGGCGGTGGAGGACAACGGGGCGGGCATGGAGGCCGAGACGCTGGAACGTATTTTCGAGCCCTTTTTCACGACGAAGGAGGCGGGCAAGGGCACGGGCCTCGGGCTGGCCGTGGTGCACAGCGTGGTGCATGCGCATGGCGGTGCGATCCGGGTGCACAGCACCCCGGGCCGGGGCACGCTGTTCGAGATTTTCCTGCCGACGCTGCCACCGGCCGAGGCACCGGCGCCGGCCGGGGCCCCGGCGGACCTGCCGGGTGGGCGGGGCGAGCGGGTGCTCGTGGTGGACGACGAGCCGGACAGCGGCACCGTGATCACACGGCTGATCGAGAAACTGGGTTACCAGGCCACCTACTGCGGCGAGCCCTTCCAGGCGCTGGCGCTCCTCTATACCAATCCCTTCGACATGCTGGTGACCGACCTGGCCATGCCGGGTCTGCCCGGCGATGAACTCGCCCGGCAGGCGCTGGTGCGGCGACCGGAGCTGCCGGTGCTGCTGCTTTCCGGTTTCATCGAGCCGGGCAAGCAGGCGAAGCTGCGCCAAATCGGGGTGCGCGAGATCCTGGACAAGCCGCCCGCGCTGGCGGAGCTCGCCGGCGCGCTGCATCGCTGCCTGAACGGGCAGGTCACGAAACCTGCCGCGCCGCATTGA
- a CDS encoding chemotaxis protein CheW: protein MSNQPATVTTAARHAGKYLTVGLAHEAYGIAVLKVREIIRMLKITPVPQLPPYVKGVINLRGRVIPIVDLRVKFGLEAEFTERTCIVVVQVRPASGQTVQMGLIVDCVEEVVTLTDAEIEPTPEFGCHIDTSYLLGLAKVKGQVKTLLDIDRVVAPEAVQQITQAAG from the coding sequence ATGAGCAACCAGCCCGCCACCGTCACCACCGCCGCGCGTCACGCCGGCAAATATCTCACCGTCGGTCTCGCCCACGAGGCCTACGGCATCGCCGTCCTGAAGGTCCGCGAGATCATCCGGATGCTTAAAATCACCCCGGTCCCCCAACTGCCCCCCTATGTGAAGGGCGTCATCAACCTGCGCGGCCGCGTGATCCCCATCGTGGATCTGCGGGTGAAATTCGGCCTCGAGGCCGAGTTCACCGAGCGCACCTGCATCGTGGTGGTGCAAGTCCGGCCCGCCAGCGGCCAGACGGTGCAGATGGGCCTGATCGTCGACTGCGTCGAGGAGGTGGTGACCCTCACCGACGCCGAGATTGAGCCGACGCCGGAATTCGGCTGCCACATCGACACTTCCTACCTGCTGGGTCTGGCCAAGGTGAAGGGCCAGGTGAAAACCCTGCTCGACATCGACCGCGTGGTCGCCCCCGAGGCGGTGCAGCAGATCACCCAGGCCGCCGGGTAA
- a CDS encoding chemotaxis protein CheD translates to MSGSPTIASLFAQRVVIGVGDMAVSNNASTVLSTYALGSCIGVIAYDPGAKCGGILHLMLPEASVSPQKAITQPAMFADTGLPLFFKALIGLKAERGRLKLFIAGGASVIAGQDPFKIGERNIRATMDFINTHALRVVQSDTGGSFNRTVHLELSTGDVRLVTPNGKSQLALG, encoded by the coding sequence ATGAGCGGCTCTCCCACCATTGCCTCCCTGTTTGCCCAGCGCGTCGTCATCGGCGTGGGGGACATGGCGGTGTCCAACAACGCCAGCACCGTGCTGAGCACGTATGCCCTGGGTTCCTGCATCGGCGTGATCGCCTATGATCCCGGCGCCAAGTGCGGGGGCATCCTCCACCTGATGCTGCCGGAGGCCTCGGTCTCGCCGCAGAAGGCCATCACGCAGCCGGCAATGTTCGCCGACACGGGCCTGCCCCTCTTTTTCAAGGCGCTGATCGGCCTCAAGGCCGAACGGGGCCGGCTGAAGCTCTTCATCGCCGGCGGCGCGAGCGTGATTGCGGGCCAGGACCCGTTCAAGATCGGCGAGCGCAACATCCGCGCCACCATGGATTTCATCAACACCCACGCGCTGCGCGTCGTGCAGAGCGACACGGGTGGATCATTCAACCGCACGGTGCATCTGGAATTGAGCACCGGTGACGTGCGACTCGTGACCCCGAATGGCAAGAGCCAGCTCGCGCTGGGTTGA
- a CDS encoding sigma-54-dependent transcriptional regulator produces the protein MPLEKVLIVEDEPVVRSLLQEIFTRRKFTVSVAETLAQAEAITLRESFDLVMLDIRLPDGDGHHFLERLATLPEHPLVVMVTGYGTIESAVACMRAGAFDYLVKPFRPSQIDILIKRGQAFRQLEQVSQLLSDDQDDALLVGRSPVMNRLRQLIERVAPTDATVLITGENGTGKEMVARELYRRSPRRAQPFIKVNCAAISENLIESEFFGHEKGAFTGATDRRAGRFELANQGTLLLDEVSEIPGSLQAKLLRVLQEREFERVGGSRTIKVNVRIIATSNRDMLSYIEKGSFRQDLYYRLNVFPVHVPALRERPEDILMLAGHFLARCSRRFGAKLSGFSPTAEAAMLAYRWPGNVRELQNTIERAVILTEPHRPVSAAALGLPNAGGGDSGESLLSADSFDFEQTDGLSATAAVAESSPAGVRPIAEMEKQAIKAALQQTGGNRTKAADLLGISIRTLRNKLQEYRAEGDLVGAEADEE, from the coding sequence ATGCCGCTCGAGAAAGTCCTCATCGTGGAAGACGAACCGGTGGTGCGGAGCCTCCTCCAAGAGATCTTCACCCGCCGCAAGTTCACCGTATCCGTGGCGGAGACTCTGGCCCAGGCCGAGGCCATCACCCTGCGGGAGTCCTTTGACCTGGTGATGCTCGACATCCGCCTGCCGGACGGCGACGGCCATCACTTTCTGGAACGCCTCGCCACCCTGCCCGAACACCCCCTCGTCGTGATGGTGACCGGCTATGGCACCATCGAATCCGCCGTGGCCTGCATGCGCGCCGGCGCCTTCGACTACCTGGTCAAGCCCTTCCGGCCCTCCCAGATCGACATCCTCATCAAGCGCGGCCAGGCCTTCCGCCAGCTCGAGCAGGTCAGCCAGCTGCTCAGCGACGACCAGGACGACGCCCTGCTCGTGGGCCGCAGCCCCGTCATGAACCGCCTCCGCCAGCTGATCGAGCGCGTGGCCCCCACGGACGCCACCGTGCTCATCACGGGCGAAAACGGCACCGGCAAGGAGATGGTCGCGCGCGAGCTCTACCGCCGCAGCCCCCGCCGCGCCCAGCCTTTCATCAAGGTCAACTGCGCCGCCATCTCGGAAAATCTCATCGAGAGCGAGTTCTTCGGCCACGAAAAGGGCGCCTTCACCGGTGCCACCGACCGCCGCGCCGGCCGCTTCGAGCTGGCCAACCAGGGCACGCTGCTCCTCGACGAGGTCAGCGAGATCCCCGGCTCCCTCCAGGCCAAGCTGCTCCGCGTGCTCCAGGAGCGCGAATTCGAGCGCGTCGGCGGCAGTCGCACCATCAAGGTCAACGTGCGCATCATCGCCACATCCAACCGCGACATGCTCTCTTACATCGAGAAGGGTTCCTTCCGGCAGGATCTGTATTACCGCCTCAACGTTTTCCCGGTCCACGTGCCCGCGCTCCGCGAGCGCCCCGAAGACATCCTCATGCTCGCCGGCCACTTCCTCGCCCGCTGCAGCCGCCGTTTCGGTGCCAAGCTCTCCGGCTTTTCCCCCACCGCCGAGGCCGCCATGCTCGCCTACCGCTGGCCCGGCAATGTCCGTGAACTGCAGAACACCATCGAGCGCGCCGTGATTCTCACCGAGCCCCACCGGCCGGTGTCGGCCGCCGCGCTTGGCCTGCCCAACGCCGGCGGGGGTGATTCCGGCGAATCCCTCCTCAGCGCCGATTCCTTTGACTTTGAGCAGACGGACGGGCTTTCCGCGACGGCGGCGGTCGCCGAGTCGAGCCCCGCGGGCGTGCGCCCCATCGCCGAGATGGAGAAGCAGGCCATCAAGGCCGCGCTCCAGCAGACCGGCGGCAACCGCACCAAGGCGGCCGACCTGCTCGGTATCAGCATCCGCACCCTGCGCAACAAGCTGCAGGAATACCGCGCGGAGGGCGACCTGGTGGGCGCCGAGGCTGACGAGGAATAG